Genomic segment of Falco peregrinus isolate bFalPer1 chromosome 5, bFalPer1.pri, whole genome shotgun sequence:
ACAGACAGAGGTCCCAGGGAATGCAAAGTGCACAAGTGCTGTGTGTGCCTGCAATAAAGCAAGGGCTTTCCACTCTGTGCTGGCTCCTTCACTCTGTGTACGCCATAATAGGATTTTACATGCACTGTGGGATTACTTTGAAGATTGTCTGACATGTTTATGTGCATGCATATGCACTATGTTTGTCTTGGAAAGAACATTTGTTCCGGGCAGCTTTTCCTACtacatttttcctgttgtcCTTCATGGCTAACTTGTTTCCCTTCTCTCATCCTTCTGCTGTAtttcacaaattttaaaaataaggccATCAAGATTAACTGCCTTTTGATGTTTACTGTCCCTTCTGAATatattgttttttcccctgaatttaCAGATCACCTTCTGAAGACTTAGATTTACTGCAAGATTGGTCACTAATATGTCACTTTTACTAAGTAGAaaagttttaaacagattttcaaGTTAGACTTCAAAATATTAGCTatgcatttgtgtttttctttcttaaataataATCTGCCAAAGAACCTGGACTGAAATGCCAGATCCCCTTCTATATTAGGGAAGCTGCTATGCTGACCCATTTTGCCTTAACATTAAGTAAATTGGTAGAGGGAGGTTGCTTTATTGTTGGGTGCTGTGTAGGGTGCAATCTCCTGTAGTAACTCCCACTTCACTGTACGTAGATGTCATTAGTGTAGATGTTGCTGGGTAAGACAGATGTGGTTGGGATTTGCTGTACCAGATGAATGCCTCTAGTTTCTGGAGGCTTTGGATGTGTGCTGTAGACTGTGGCACCCTTCAGGTGACTGATTTGGTCCTGGATTGGGAAGCCTCGAAGTGGCTTGAAGCTAACTGTACCTTACCTCTGGATGTCATTCTGAGCCAAGGTCTAGGTGAAGTGTGCTGGGCATTGTGCCAAGCAGCCTGCATCTTAGCTTAGGGACGTGACACAGGTCCACAGTGAGATGCAGTTCCAGCAATTCAGAAAGCTTCAGTGGGTCACGCACAGTGACAGAGTCACATCTGTGAATTTTTGCAGGATCAAGCCCTGGATCTGCGGTAAGGGGTTAGAAATGTGCACAGCAGttgtgaattttaaaatagatttaattGCATCTTCTTATGTTTCATTGTTGCACTCTGAAAGTTTTCCAGTGGCTTTTAGGACCCCTCCTAAAATCAGACGTGATGAGATACCGCTGGATTTAAAAGTTTAGCTTAACTCAAAACCATGTCAGTGTTTTCTGCCAGCCTCTCTTATTTAACTAGAATTCAGTGCAAGTTTACAGATTTGACAACTTTATAGCCTAGGAATACTTGTCTGTGAGATTCTAGCACTGGAAGTGTGTATGGAGGGGTGGGGCTGTTCTCTGATGTGCAGGCGGTGCTGTGCTAACTGGTGGCACTGGAGCTGGAGTCCCTCTGCTACTATATCCGTGTCTGTGACATTGCTCTCCCTGTGTACTTACAGTCTTTACAGGCAAACAGGGAATACAGGGAACAGCTaaagataaataataaacaagGAGAATTGTATGCTGAGTATCTCCAGGTACAATATGGAATACCTTCAGGTGGGAACCCTGGCCTGAAAGATAGTGCCAAGGCGTGAAGAAACTATGGTCTGTGTTTGGGCAGAGACCAAACGCTTTACGATGACCACCTCAGCCCACAGCCCAAAGCTGGACCGATGACAGGAActtgcagagcagagccagcccatGACCTGCGTTTTTGTCCTTCTACAGACACATTGCTGCTTCAGAGGCAGTTTTTGTCACTGCAGTGCCCCTGAGGGCCACGTCCTGACATTGGCGATGTTTATGTTCCTGCCCTTCCTTTACCAGACTGCTCCAGGTCACAGGCAAAGGAGGCCTCCAGGTGCCATAAATCAAAGTTTGCTCTGAAGTGTCCTCGACTGCTGGACAGGCTGGGTCTCCTCCTAGTTTAAGGAAGAGGACAAACCACATCATGGAGAAGTGTTGGACTGAACTAAGATACTAGCTGTCTGGAAAAGCTAAAGTAGAATTTAGGCTTTCTCATGTTGTTCCAGCCCTAAGTCAGGCTGCGCAGTGACTCTGGAGGGTgatgctgcttgctttcttttagaagaaaatggCCATCCTACCTCAGCACATCCATGCTGTGGGATCAGATGTTGTTGCCTGGTATAGTTCTGCAGGCAAGTTTGGGGGCTTAAAGCCCTAGCTGCTGTTCTTTCACAAATGGCAGAGGTCTTGCAGCAACAACGAGCAAGGATATTTTAACTGGCAGTGTTGACAGAGACCATTTATAGCCTATTGTGTGGATGCAGCTGCTGAGCATTCATATCCTGCCACCGTCTTGGCATTCCTGACTCTATTTTTGACAAAGGAAGTTTAACCAGGAATTCCTTCATATATCAGCATAATTTATATCTTGTCCATTTGCATCTTTTCTCTGttcccttcctccagctttcCATCCATCCCATCCCTCTCCTCACACACACATCCCAGGGGGGAAGGGGTTGGAGGGGCAGGGCAAGAATCTAAATCTAAAATCTAAAACAAAATCATCATCACATACCATAAATAAAACTTggtaaaagaagaaacagttgtTTAGCAAATACTTTACATAATTCTGAAACCAAGAAAACTCCTGTATTTACTACTGcaattaaaaatctctttttgcCGTTAATGGATAAAGAGTTTTTCATTGCCATCCTTTCAAACTCTGCTTTTAGGGTTTCCTTAGGATGGGGCTTACTACAGAAAGGATGCTCAGTGTGTTCTGCCAAGGCATTGCATACCCTGTGAGCAGACAGCTGGGGAGAAAGTCTTTGTACAGttacattttactttattaaattagttttaccttttttccaggTAACATGTGTTCAGTCACAAAGCTTAGTCTAGTCACACTGACTGTAACTCGTGCAGTGTCAGCACGCAGCTCCCTGTCTGACCTGACTGACCTTGTTCCCCCAGGAACAAAGTTGTGGGTTGTGGCACATGAGCAGGGTTGCAGTGCCAAGCCTGTGCCTGGACTGCTGGCAGCCCTCAGGTGTCAGGTCGTCACAtcacttttctcctttgctaGATCACATGCACactcatttttcagctgtttttctggTTACTGATACTATTTCCTGACTACGTGTTCACATAATGTTTGTCCCTGTCACAGCACAGACTAAAAAGAACAGAGTAATACCCCGTAAGTAGTTGAACAGTGGATGGAAAATGGTAGTAGGTTACTTTCTCAAAGGGAATTGGGTATGGTGGGCGTTAGGAAAGAAAAGTTTAGAGTCATCTTTACATCCATGCTTTTTTCCTGGGATACAACACAGTCACACAGTGTCTAGGACGTGCTGTGCAATTGCACCCAGCAGTCAAGGAGCATTTACCTCGTGGAGCATCCTGCTCCTAGGAGGCAGCTTGCTCCATCATTGCTGCAGCGGCTTGCTGGGGTTTCAGAATGCTGGGCAATCAGCCCTAGGATCCTTTGAGTGATGTCCAGAGTACCAAGCAGTTTAGGCAGGAAGAACTGATACAAATTAAAAGTAAGTGACTTTGGCATCTTGGAAACCAGCCCCACTATCCCCAcgtttttggggggtttttttgtttggttttttttttctttaaagcttctCCTGTTTTTCATCATGCTTTCTGGGAGGCTTGGCCCCCTGCCTGGCTCAGCACACAGGAGAAAATTTGGTGTGGCTGTGATTGACAGGGCCATGATGTCCTGTCAGGGAGGCTgtgttttagaaacaaaattgcTTTGGGAAATTGCAATGGGATAGCTCCCAGTGATCTAATCTGAAAGTGCCTTTCAAACATAGGGGTGCTCATCCTTTTCTATCTCGTTTTTATTACCCATCTGCCATTATTGTGGGGAGACAAAGAGGCCTCTGTTATTTCCTGGTCtatccttttcttccctctctcccctcacCCTGTCTTTCACCACTGAAATATCTCAGCAATGCCAGGAGGCTGGTATGCCCCGGGAGGGTAAGAATAGTCTACAATGGCAGAGATCACTCCTGTTGTTGTTTGTCTACTTGAAGTTGTCTGGAACAGAGGATCCCCACAAGAGGTAGGAGCAATCAGATTTGAGAAGCTAGAGCTTTTGCAAGACAAACTGTTAAAGCCTTAAGGAGATTTGTTCCAACATCCAAAACTAAAGTCCTGTTGAAATCATCAAAATAATCCTACATCCATACATTGTTGTGGCCAGGTTTCTCATTTCCATGCTTGACCCTTACCAAAAAttccttttccccccaccccccaccctcacccccccttttttttcttccctgtctaGGTCTGATCTCCTTTGGAAATGCCAAACTCATTAGGACGTCAGGAGCTGGAAGTGTTCTGAGCCGGTTCAAACATGGAGCGCTGGGACTCACTGGGATTTTTGGTTGTCACGCTGAACTATAATGTGACTATTGTTGGTAAGTGCTTTAAAACagctctcttctttcttttgctgctccATATCCTAAAGCCACCCAAGTGTCCTACTGATAATCAACTTTAATTTCTAGCTATGCCTCTGTGATCCTTACAATAAGAAGTTGTTTTCTAGGTAAGTGGCATGAGTGGTTAattattgcttttcttgttAAACAGTTTCCTACACCTTCTCTGATATATGTTTTCTGAACTTCACGTAAAATATTCCGGCAAGgttttcaaatttgttttttctcagtgcCTGAGCTTCCATTCAGCTCTAATGGCTGTCGTAGGGGTCCCGttgaaaacacacagaagtaGCGCTTTATTTATACCACATTAAGTGAACGGTAGAATGCATGCAATAGCTTTAGTGATGAATTTAAAAGTttgaggaagggggaaaaaaaccctctctttTATATGAAGAAGTTTGTGGTTTATTCTCGTTGAAGTTAATTACCATTGCTTTTCATTCTCTATTATTAACAAACAAAGTTAACATGCATTTAAAGACAAACAGACGAAATACAATAAGACACTGTTCCTTTTTCATGGGCTACTTTGAGCAAAGTGTGAGTCAGAGGAAAACTTCCAAGGGCCTTTCAAATCCCCTTTACCTCCAGTTTGCTGGAGGACAGTTTGCTGTAGCTGGTGCTGCACATCACAGGGACTATCCAACTAAGCCGCAGGGGGGTCAGTGAAGGGGCTTGTTCTACTATGTTTAATCAAGATTGAGTCATTGGGGAAGGTGATGGGTGGAGGGgttatctttaaaatgtatgtcATACTAAACTACTTCCTAAGGAGccattgatttttcttaagCAGCACTCCCTATTGTACATGTTCTAATTAAAAATTGATAGTGAAATAGCATGTAGTATTTTGAGCTTAATTAACTAATGTGGTTGAAACACTTTGAGGTcctcacaggggaaaaaatgctacCTAAGGATGAAACATCGCTTGCTAAAGATGACTGACTCTGTACAGCTGGTGCTTTCTTTTGACCCACACTGTGTCAAAAAGACACTAACAGTACAGCCTGTCACCCGAGATGCAggaagctgaaaacaaagcaaaactacTGCTAAAGTTCGGGCGATTGAAGATAAAATGCAAAAGCCTCTATTTATTTATGGTTAGATAATATAGTCTTTTGTCAGGAGCAGCAGGTTTGTCTGATGATCTCTCATATACCTTATGTCTCCTTAACCTTTTTTCCATGCTGAAGTTTTTCCACTTCAGAGTGCGGTTTTACTGTTGTAGCCCATAATCAGTCTACTAGCCACAAATGGTTTATGTGGGGCATTCAAACTGCATGTTCAGTACAATAATAGGTATCACTCAATGTTGTAgtaatatttgaatttttaactCACACCAACTCCAGGGAAACAGTTTTATGggaaatagaaaagaatgtttttcaagACAATACCTGTTAATAAtcatgtctttttaaaaactcaagcatgtttttttttctataaaaccCTTTAGAATGTGCTGTTTCCCAGACTACATTTAAAACCTTGTGTGTATGTTAGATCACAATCACTATTAATGATGAGGTTTTCAGTGCATTTCTCAGCCAGTAACTCCATGTAACATGCTTCTCTTTAGTCACTGAgtcttgctgtttgtttgtggttACAGCTGGTTTCATAACCATTCCTGAAAGCACATAATTCTTTTCTGGgctttttgtggggttttgttttttggttttgtttttttttttcctttttgttcctaagtggggttttttttctgttttcttggcatattttaaaaatatgtgaaacTAAAGTAGGggattattaaattaaattattactttttcaaaaaacatatAGGGAACTAGTGACAGGACTCAAAAGGAAACTTGAGAAATTCACATGCTGAACTTAACTTCAGGTGTTGaatttttccatgtgtttgtACAGATATTTGTAtgtcaatatttttaatatttgtcaATATAACAGTATATCTTTAGACTTTCCTGTCCTGCCCAggaaaaggatttcttttttattttcttctttttattttttttttataaataattttgtcagtaatacaaaataaaaacttgtaaTGAAATCCTACTCCATCCAAAAGTCTTCCAAGAAACTGTCAGGAACAATAGTCTCATTCAAAAGATATACATAAGGTACCAGTGCCTGATCTTTCACTGGTGTTGATGTAATAAAATAAGGATAAGGCCCGATCTTTCCAACCAAAGTGAATTAGAGCAAGCCCTACCTAAAGAAACCATGTGAAAGAATTCAGGGGAAGACTAAGTAAGAAGTGCATGAAAATGCCAAACTTCTAAAGCTTCACTTGGTGTTGGTATCAAGACAGAAGGGAGCTTTGGGTCTGAATAGAGAGAGAAGCTGTGCACCAAGGTGAACAAAGATTGAAAGACGTGATCAAGATGGGGCAACCAAAGAAGTAGCAGAGAGAAATGCCTGGGatacacatgtgcacacacaaatGTACATTTGTAGAACATTTTGCATGTTTCCTAGTAGCACCTCTCAACTAGCTCACTAGTGAATACTACTCCAGGCACAACAGAGAGATTTTGTTGGCTATAATAAACTTCACATACAATTTCATTGGCCAAGACCAAGAAGAAATGCTATGTCATGAAAAACTCTTTTGTATCTAGAACAGTTTCATATTGTATTAGCTGATCTATAGTATTGAAAAATTGACAAAATTCTGGTACAGAGGTATGACATcaacagaaaggaagaactgTAAGTAAAATAGAGttattaattttgaattctTTATCAGATCTGGACATGTTCAGAGTGGTTTTGTTAGGCTGAGGTTTTAGTTGGCATGGCCCATTGTATGCCAAACTCCTGTGCTGTTGAGTCTAGATGGTTATGGAATGTGTCAGCTAACATATTTTCAGTCCCAgtcaaaacaaagccaaagacGAGCTTTTAGAGGGGAGATTAATTACAGAGGCTATTTCTTCAAATGCCTTGTATATAGAAAGCGCATCACTACAGTGCCtaccttcctttctttctcagtgctgactctttttctcaccttttcctctcttctagGAAAGATCTGGCTAATGTTAATAATTCTGCTGCGAATGGCAGTGGTAGTGTTAGCAGGCTACCCACTCTACCAAGATGAGCAGGAGCGCTTCATCTGCAACACCCTGCAACCAGGATGCTCCAACGTTTGCTATGACTTGTTCTCTCCTGTATCTCACTTTAGATTCTGGCTCATTCAGACTGTGTCCATCCTGCTACCTTATGCTGCATTCAGCATTTATGTTTTGCACAAGGTAGCTATGTACATTGTAAGAATGCACTGTTTGGTACATGGATGCAAAGGGAATAAGGGTTTATCAAGCCCCAAAGACCTGAAGGAGCTCTGTAGAAGTACCCTTGTCAGTAGATTAGATTGTGGTGCAGACAACCTAAGTGTCCTTAATTTTTCTGGGGCGTATACTATTCATCTCTTTATTAGGACGCTACTTGAGGCTGCCTTTGCAGctgtgcagtattttctttttggattttttgttcCTGAGCGCTTTTCCTGCTACCACTCACCTTGTACAAGCACAGTTGATTGTTACATCTCCCGGCCCACCGAGAAATCCATCATGATGATTTTCATCTGGGGAGTCAGCAGTCTATCCTTTCTGCTTAGCCTAGCTGATCTTGTCTGTGCTCTCCGgagaaggacagaaagaaaccaaaagaacaaGCTGCTGGCAAACCTCCATGTAGAgaatgaatgcattttaaatctTTCCCCTGTACAGCATGGTAGTTCTTCACCTCAAAATCAAGACTGTCCAGTATCAAATAGCAGCCAGACCAGTGATGGCTCCTGCTCACTTCtctctgaggaggaaggagaggtggcTGTTCTTCATCCTGAAGTGGTCTCTCAGCAAACTGCCAGCACTAACCTCAACAGCAATAGCAACAAGCCCTGTATAGCAGGAGATCTTGCTGCTAAGCAAGATAGCACTGAAGAACCTTCCTGTACTGGTGACCATCAAGGAGCTACGTGCGGGCAAGTCAGACCCAGTCTTCAGCAAGACTTCATTAAAGATACTGCCCTGAGACCTCAGATCAAGTCTCACCTTAGAGGTTCTTCCTCTGTAGTTCAGAGCAAGCTTTTAGGATACTACCCTTCAGCTGAGCTAAAAACCCTTGATGCACAATCAAATTATAGCAGTACTAGTTGCTTGAGGTCAAAAAAGTCAGAATGGGTATAGAGCCCTGAGTGAACACTACCCTATGACCCTGGCAGAACAAATCATTTCATCACTGAGGAGGTTTCATGTAGTTCCAGCTGGATCCCTCAGCTGTGGTTATACTGCAAGGACACTCTACTATGCTGTGTTCCCCCATGGACAAGGAAGTGCAAACCATGGATAAGAGTTTGAAAGATATTATATATTATGTTTTTCTGAGTGCAAGTGACTTAAATAAGCTGTGGACTGTCACTGAGGTGACTGACCTGGCTTTCCAGGAGTATGTGTGAACATTTGTTTACCCTAACCTAGTTTTATTCAGAGGGTCGCAAGAACTGCTATTTGTAGATACTGCTTACCTACGTAGCACCTACAATGCTGTTTAGACACAGCACAGATCTAGTCTTGCTCTTAGTCTGCCATGTAGCAAGTTTCTGTAATGACTTAATGTCTGGCTCTTCTGTGCAGAACATCAAGGGACAACAGCTTTCAcgttcttccttttctctcctatGGGTGCAGAAGTCTTTAAGACAGTTTGGCTCATAACATCTGTGTATCATTTCTCACATATGCAAGGTAAAGACTACTACTTAATCATCCCTCATCTTCTGCATCCCCTCAGAAATTATGTAGCTTAATAGATGGATGCAACAGAACTGCTCTTTGTGTCGGGAAGCAGAATTTACTTCTGCCACCAAAGTACTTTGGGATCCTGAGGTATGCTACAGAGGTTTTTAATTACTACCATCTAAGTAAAATGTTCCTCTCTATTagctgtgtttgtttcttttatcaTACATGCTTGTTGTATGATTTGTCATTTCCAGGgtaggaaattaaattttaaacttatcacaggcagaaaaaaacattaaatatttaaacctCTCATCCTCCAAAGCCTCCTTAACGGGGCCTGGGCTGATTACACATACCATGACAAAACATTGCAACAATGAAACCTTTTATGATTCATTGCGTCTTCTCAGCTGTGAGAAGGAATGCAAGGAACAAATGTGGATTCAGTCTATCGCATACATCCCCCAGCGTGAGATATAAATAGGGTAGgataaataataaatgtgtTATGGCTGGatacagtttgcttttttgtgcCTCTAGTTAGGCATCTTATAATGACTGAGTAGTCTCATTCCAAATCAGAAAGATCCTGTTTGTGTTTGAAATGGGAAGTGAAATTAATTAACTTCTTTATTCtatttgcagtttcttcttGTGAGATTGTGGCCTTTGGTTTGTGTCCCTCAGCTGCaaactttgctgcttttaggactTGTGGACCCTTTGACTCATAATTCAGAGTCAGTGTAATAAACACTTAATGTGTTTATAAAAACTGTATATTAAAAGAGCAGGATTTGTATAGGCTTTTCACTGGGGAGTGAATAGAAACTTCTGGCATCAACAACCTGCTCCTAAGGGAATGTCTCTGAGCCTCTTCTAACAATTATATCCAAGTCACATTCATTAATTACAAACACATGGTTTTACAAACTGGGTGGATCTACTAGGAGGGGAAGATGAAAGGAAGATGTGCAAATGTGTTTGAACTATTCTGGGTTTCCACAGTGATCATTGGTAGGGGCATCCACAGTGGggaggagaaaatggaaaagaagatctgtttgaaagaacaaaaaggatCACCTCTAATTTGTCCTTATATTCAATATCACTGAACGTTAAGGTACTGTGAAGATATCTAGATGTCCTAGAAAGAGTGAGTGAAAGAAGTAATAGACGTGGAGCAAGGAAGCAGCAtgattttctgctgtttaagcaaacatttaatcttttaaatttGTGAATTGGTTTTGTAAGTCCTTCCAGAACATATTTCATACTCAGGAAAATGTTACAATGTTATGTTTGCCAGTGCATCTTTCTATCATTTCTTAACCCATCtacttcagaaaagcatcttGGAAGAAGGGCTGAAAACACAATACTCCTAATACTGCCCTCAGGGAGCTTTGTCATGCCTTCAGACAAGTCTGCCATAGCTGCAGGTACCACTTGCACTCTGAGGTGGGTTTATGGAATGATACATAGGATACATATACTGCTCATCTAGTGTCGTGTGGTACTGAACATGAGACTACACAGAAAGGAATTGAGCTCCCTGGCAACAAGAGTTGGAACTGAGTAGGAAATCTGTGATAAAATAGCTTTCacatgggaaataaaatttctgttggAAAATTATAAATTGcctaaaaaaatgttttttcttagtATCTTCAACTACATCATAGGACTTCTTTTGCTAAACAGGTATCTATTGGGCTGCTGGTGACCTGGAATTTCCATGCTTTCCATGCAGCAAAATCAAGTATCACTGGGAGTTTCTGCAGTATCAgcatgatttaaagaaaaaaaaaatatccattttttttacccctaaataagacagatttaaaaaaaaactttcttcaaaacataatttttcgatttctttattttagctTGAAATATGAAGTTTTTTAATACCAAAATACAAGCCAAAGCCCAAGTTTCAATCAGTTATAAACACTTTATTCTCTTTCCTCACAGTCTAGGTTGGGTCACTTTGATTTATTCTCATCAGCATAATGGAAAGCCGTGACTCTCTCTTCTCCTCTGAAATACACTGTAGACAGGTGTCTAGGGAATGCATAATTTCCAATTAGCAGCAGTTGTTCTCCATGCATCTCTCAATTCAGACCAGAATAAGTATTAATCTGAAGTTAACAATGTAGAGAGATCATCAGTGTATTCTTTCAAGTTATTAAAATTATCTGCCCTTATGCGATACATCGTTATTGCAGTGACTGTCTTTCTAAAAGGGATCATTAAAGAGGATATTAATTgcacattattttattttaatgtcatgATTACAATGGAAAGCAGATAAATTATTACTGCTTGTAGGATAATAAAGAAATGCATCTCCAAAAATAGGGAAGTAGAGCAGTTGAAAAGGCTGCTTTTTATCTTCTGTCTTTTGTACTACTTTTAATAGCCTGATGTTCAACTGATAAAGACATAATTTTACAATGTAATGCTCTTACATTGTAATTGAGTTGCTAAAATGTTCTGCAAATTAGATGGTCTCTGTTCAAAGTCATAGCATGAATTCTTGGCTCGTGATGCACAGCAATGATTGTTCTGAAAAATGAGTTCACCAAGGCAGAAATCTGATCGTAAAGTATGAACGGTATCTCTACAATTAAAATTATCCATCATACATATAGCTAGATTATAATCACAATCTACTTCACTAGCTTTTGCCTTCTCCcactttcccttctgttttcttccattggGTTGGACAGGCAGGATGTCCCAGGCCATCTCCATGACTATAATTTAATTATGGGTACACATACAGTGATAACTCCAAGGACTCTTTTATGATCCTGTGCTATTCACAACACGGAAATGCCAGGAGATGGAGAGCTGTCTCTAATTCAGGTTCTGCAGCTAACACTGTAGGCTGAGTAGTGGATTAGCTTTGAAAAGCTTCCACTGATGAACAATTTACTGCGCAAAGACGATGACAGATTCTGAGCTATTTTTTAGAAACTTAAATTTTTATACGATGCCCTCAAGAAAGATGGAGGTTTTGAGGTCAGCAATTAGGAGCAAGTCCTTTCACTTCTGGCTTTCCTAtgtgtttaacatttttttttgcctgtgagACTTCAGGCACCACACACCAGGGTGTGTTtgagcattttctttcactggaCTTGTTACTTTCGGCAAAGAACTAACAATAATGAAAAGAGGCAGAATATTTTATATGGAATGCAAATgaagttttgcatttttctttgtgatttcctgctttttcctcGTACTGAAGATagaccttccccccccccccctcccctttttttttttttggtaagaaaatGCAGGATAAAATGCTTT
This window contains:
- the GJD4 gene encoding gap junction delta-4 protein codes for the protein MERWDSLGFLVVTLNYNVTIVGKIWLMLIILLRMAVVVLAGYPLYQDEQERFICNTLQPGCSNVCYDLFSPVSHFRFWLIQTVSILLPYAAFSIYVLHKVAMYIVRMHCLVHGCKGNKGLSSPKDLKELCRSTLVSRLDCGADNLSVLNFSGAYTIHLFIRTLLEAAFAAVQYFLFGFFVPERFSCYHSPCTSTVDCYISRPTEKSIMMIFIWGVSSLSFLLSLADLVCALRRRTERNQKNKLLANLHVENECILNLSPVQHGSSSPQNQDCPVSNSSQTSDGSCSLLSEEEGEVAVLHPEVVSQQTASTNLNSNSNKPCIAGDLAAKQDSTEEPSCTGDHQGATCGQVRPSLQQDFIKDTALRPQIKSHLRGSSSVVQSKLLGYYPSAELKTLDAQSNYSSTSCLRSKKSEWV